One part of the Pseudomonadota bacterium genome encodes these proteins:
- a CDS encoding class I SAM-dependent methyltransferase produces MSRRATYQRIARWYDLLDAPFERKRYQPIRPLLFAGLSGRILDAGVGTGRNIPFYPQDSDMVGIDLSPAMLARASSRRDEEGRDVALVEMDVMHTSFEDNSFDAVVSTFLFCVLAGEHQLPALKELARICKPDGEIRLLEYSYSRNPMKRFIMRLWAPWVRFAYGAAFDRNTHLYLEEAGFEEVENHFLVDDIIRLIVARPANRPPKASQ; encoded by the coding sequence ATGAGCCGACGCGCTACCTATCAACGTATCGCCAGATGGTACGATCTGCTCGACGCACCGTTTGAGCGCAAACGCTATCAACCGATACGGCCGCTTCTCTTTGCCGGTCTGTCCGGGCGCATCCTGGATGCCGGTGTCGGTACGGGGCGCAATATCCCGTTTTATCCGCAAGACAGCGACATGGTGGGAATTGACCTCAGCCCCGCGATGCTGGCACGCGCCAGCAGTCGGCGCGACGAAGAGGGCCGCGATGTGGCACTGGTCGAAATGGATGTCATGCACACATCCTTTGAGGACAACAGTTTCGACGCCGTGGTTTCGACTTTCCTGTTTTGCGTGCTCGCGGGAGAGCATCAATTGCCGGCGCTGAAGGAATTGGCGCGTATCTGCAAGCCCGATGGAGAAATCCGTCTTCTCGAATACAGCTATTCAAGAAACCCCATGAAGCGTTTCATCATGCGCCTGTGGGCGCCCTGGGTGCGCTTCGCCTATGGAGCCGCCTTCGACCGCAACACCCATCTCTATCTCGAAGAGGCTGGATTTGAAGAAGTCGAAAACCACTTTCTGGTTGACGATATTATCCGCCTCATTGTCGCTCGACCAGCAAACCGCCCGCCAAAAGCCTCCCAGTAG
- a CDS encoding aminodeoxychorismate/anthranilate synthase component II, with amino-acid sequence MLLLIDNYDSFTFNLVHYLGELGAEVTIYRNDAISADEALALRPDGIVLSPGPRDPNQAGICLELIKKSAGSIPLLGVCLGHQAIGQAFGGKVVRATSLMHGKTSDIYHEEHGLFQGLPTPFTATRYHSLMVERNTLPGCLEVTAQTDDGVVMGLSHRDYPVHGVQFHPESIASDQGHELLKNFLDIVTGSGAA; translated from the coding sequence ATGTTGCTCTTAATCGACAATTACGACAGCTTTACCTTCAACCTCGTCCACTATTTAGGCGAGTTGGGGGCGGAAGTGACTATTTATCGCAACGACGCGATCAGCGCCGACGAGGCGCTGGCGTTGAGGCCGGATGGCATCGTCTTGTCTCCCGGACCCCGCGATCCGAACCAAGCAGGAATTTGCCTTGAGCTGATCAAGAAGAGTGCCGGCAGCATTCCGTTATTGGGTGTTTGCCTTGGCCATCAGGCGATCGGACAAGCGTTCGGCGGTAAAGTTGTACGGGCAACCAGCCTGATGCATGGCAAGACGAGCGACATCTACCACGAAGAACATGGTCTGTTTCAGGGATTGCCAACGCCCTTCACCGCCACGCGCTATCATTCCTTGATGGTTGAGCGAAATACGCTGCCAGGGTGCCTTGAAGTTACCGCCCAAACCGACGACGGTGTGGTGATGGGGCTATCGCACCGCGACTACCCGGTGCATGGCGTCCAATTTCACCCGGAAAGCATTGCCTCAGATCAAGGGCATGAATTATTGAAAAATTTTCTCGATATCGTGACAGGCAGCGGCGCAGCGTGA
- the trpE gene encoding anthranilate synthase component I codes for MSASPDFKSFAPAYEMGRPQAVWTTFVADLETPVSTMLKLAEGRANSFLLESVEGGAVRGRYSVIGLKPDLIWRCFGPNAEINTSARYDPDAFEPCAQSPLVSMRALIRDSRIDLPENLPPMAAGLIGYVGYDMVRHMEQLPDPNPDVLKLPDAILIRPTIMAIFDSVEDLVTLVTPVWPEDGLNARAAYGRAAERLADTVADLERPLPVRFESAQTDIPEPKPTSNTTPAEYHRFVERAKEYIAAGDIFQVVPSQRFSAPFTLPPFSLYRALRRLNPSPFLYFLNFGGFAVVGSSPEILVRLRDDKVTIRPIAGTRPRGANRAEDQAYADDLLSDPKELAEHLMLLDLGRNDVGRVAQIGTVEVTENMTIEHYSHVMHIVSNVEGRLKPGLDAVDALIAGFPAGTVSGAPKVRAMEIIDELEKERRGVYAGAVGYFSASGAMDTCIALRTAIVKDGTMYVQAGGGVVADSDPQAEYEETVNKARALFRAAEEATRFAARTGN; via the coding sequence ATGAGCGCCTCTCCGGATTTCAAATCCTTCGCCCCGGCTTACGAAATGGGCAGGCCGCAAGCGGTATGGACTACCTTCGTTGCCGATCTCGAAACGCCGGTATCAACGATGCTGAAATTGGCGGAGGGGCGGGCCAACAGCTTTCTCTTAGAATCCGTTGAAGGCGGCGCGGTGCGCGGTAGATACTCGGTAATCGGGCTGAAACCCGATCTCATTTGGCGATGCTTCGGGCCGAACGCCGAAATCAATACCAGCGCCCGCTATGATCCAGACGCTTTCGAGCCCTGCGCGCAGAGCCCCCTCGTTTCCATGCGCGCGCTGATTCGAGATAGCCGTATCGATTTGCCGGAAAATTTACCACCGATGGCGGCCGGCCTGATCGGCTATGTCGGCTATGACATGGTGCGCCACATGGAGCAGCTGCCCGATCCCAATCCCGATGTGCTCAAGCTGCCCGATGCCATATTAATTCGTCCGACTATCATGGCGATCTTCGATTCAGTTGAAGACCTGGTGACCTTGGTGACCCCGGTATGGCCGGAAGATGGGTTGAATGCGCGGGCAGCTTACGGGCGCGCCGCTGAGCGTCTTGCCGACACCGTGGCCGATCTTGAGCGGCCGCTGCCGGTTCGATTTGAAAGCGCACAGACCGATATTCCTGAACCGAAACCAACATCGAATACCACCCCGGCGGAATATCACCGGTTTGTCGAGCGTGCCAAGGAATATATCGCCGCCGGTGACATCTTCCAGGTCGTACCATCGCAGCGTTTTTCGGCGCCCTTCACCCTGCCACCATTCTCCCTTTACCGTGCGCTGCGCCGCCTGAACCCCTCCCCATTTCTCTATTTTCTTAATTTCGGTGGATTTGCCGTCGTCGGATCAAGTCCGGAAATACTTGTCCGGTTGCGCGACGACAAGGTGACGATTCGGCCGATTGCCGGAACCAGACCGAGGGGCGCAAATCGCGCCGAAGATCAGGCCTACGCTGACGATCTGCTGTCGGACCCGAAGGAACTTGCCGAGCATCTGATGCTGCTCGATCTTGGCCGCAATGATGTCGGCCGGGTGGCGCAGATTGGCACAGTCGAAGTCACGGAAAACATGACGATCGAGCATTATTCGCATGTCATGCATATTGTTTCCAATGTCGAGGGCCGTCTAAAGCCTGGACTCGATGCGGTCGATGCGTTGATCGCCGGCTTCCCGGCCGGAACCGTATCCGGAGCGCCCAAAGTACGCGCAATGGAAATCATCGACGAATTGGAGAAAGAACGGCGCGGTGTTTATGCCGGAGCGGTGGGATATTTCTCCGCCTCGGGCGCGATGGATACCTGCATTGCCTTGCGCACCGCGATCGTAAAGGACGGCACGATGTATGTGCAGGCCGGCGGCGGAGTGGTCGCGGACAGCGATCCGCAAGCAGAATATGAGGAGACCGTTAACAAAGCACGCGCCTTGTTCCGGGCGGCTGAAGAAGCGACCCGCTTCGCCGCGCGCACCGGGAATTAA
- a CDS encoding molybdopterin molybdotransferase MoeA, whose translation MISVGEAISRITGAFEPLAAETVWLGEAVGRVLAEDVVARTTQPPFDVSAMDGYAVRSEDVTHAPVTIRQIGDVPAGQQFEGTVGPGETVRIFTGSRMPNGADTIVIQENTEADGQQITVLKAARKAQFIRPAGLDFSAGDIGLKAGQHLTPRAIGYAAAMNHPSLAVRRKPRVAILATGDEIVMPGEPIGPNQIVSSNSHALAAAVRNYGGEPLSLGIAPDDRQGLKAMAAGARGADILVTTGGASVGDHDLVQSVLGEIGLELDFWKIAMRPGKPLIFGSIGDTRVLGLPGNPVSALVCALIFLRPAMFRMLGLAAQASPEWPVRIDRDLAANDERQDYLRATLQTTPDGELSVSPFDRQDSSMISLLAQSEALIVRPPFDPAVVAGDVVKVIPFSSDIPLI comes from the coding sequence ATGATATCCGTTGGCGAGGCCATTTCACGAATTACTGGTGCATTCGAGCCCTTGGCCGCCGAAACTGTATGGCTGGGCGAAGCGGTTGGCCGCGTTCTGGCGGAAGATGTAGTGGCGCGAACGACGCAGCCACCGTTCGATGTTTCGGCTATGGACGGGTACGCGGTGCGGAGTGAAGACGTGACGCATGCGCCCGTAACAATTAGGCAAATTGGCGACGTACCTGCCGGGCAACAGTTCGAAGGAACCGTCGGGCCGGGCGAGACGGTGCGCATTTTTACCGGCTCACGCATGCCAAACGGCGCTGACACGATCGTCATTCAGGAAAATACCGAGGCTGACGGACAGCAGATCACGGTTTTGAAAGCGGCACGCAAAGCGCAGTTTATCCGCCCTGCCGGCCTGGATTTTAGCGCCGGCGACATCGGCCTCAAGGCTGGGCAGCACCTGACACCTCGTGCCATCGGCTATGCCGCAGCCATGAATCATCCTTCGCTCGCAGTTCGGCGCAAGCCGCGCGTGGCGATCCTGGCGACCGGCGATGAAATCGTGATGCCTGGCGAGCCGATCGGGCCCAACCAGATCGTCAGCTCAAACTCTCACGCGCTTGCAGCCGCCGTACGGAACTATGGCGGTGAGCCGCTCAGCCTCGGTATCGCCCCGGATGACCGGCAAGGACTGAAGGCGATGGCGGCCGGAGCAAGGGGCGCGGACATATTGGTGACTACGGGCGGCGCCTCGGTGGGCGATCATGATCTGGTGCAAAGCGTGTTGGGTGAGATCGGACTTGAACTAGATTTTTGGAAGATTGCCATGCGCCCCGGCAAGCCCCTTATCTTTGGCTCGATCGGCGATACGCGCGTGCTGGGTTTGCCCGGAAATCCGGTTTCGGCGCTCGTCTGCGCGCTTATTTTTTTGCGCCCGGCGATGTTCCGCATGCTCGGCCTCGCAGCCCAGGCATCGCCAGAATGGCCGGTACGGATTGATCGCGATTTGGCGGCCAATGATGAACGGCAGGATTATTTGAGGGCGACATTGCAGACGACACCAGACGGCGAACTTTCTGTCTCGCCGTTTGATCGTCAGGACAGTTCGATGATTTCTCTCTTGGCCCAATCAGAGGCGCTTATTGTGCGTCCACCATTCGACCCCGCCGTTGTGGCAGGCGATGTAGTCAAGGTCATCCCGTTTTCTTCGGATATTCCGCTAATATAG
- a CDS encoding divergent polysaccharide deacetylase family protein: protein MNAPLAVFATFFIALLSANAFSWQGAEAAETELKSAVAVSRSAQGQVSEITDLQSSEIVQSELPDWRRYAAQSKESGEAPIIALVIDDLGHNEEEFVRVMALGEGITLAILPYTARAAEFAQRARQRGFEILVHMPMEPTDSSADPGPNALLINLGDNELMRRLSDNLARLAGYVGINNHMGSKFSQNRHAMSVVLSELEARGLLYLDSVTINSTIGARLAEASRMPFASRDVFLDNSLEKSFIEDQLRAVEELARETGRAVAIGHPHNETLAVLKRWLPDARKRGFEFVPISTIAALECAC, encoded by the coding sequence ATGAACGCTCCGTTGGCCGTGTTCGCCACGTTCTTCATCGCATTGCTGTCAGCCAACGCGTTTTCCTGGCAAGGCGCTGAAGCTGCAGAAACTGAATTAAAATCCGCGGTTGCCGTGAGCAGGTCGGCGCAAGGGCAAGTATCAGAGATCACAGATCTGCAGTCTTCCGAAATAGTGCAATCGGAACTTCCCGATTGGCGGCGCTATGCCGCGCAGTCGAAGGAATCAGGTGAAGCGCCAATCATCGCCCTCGTGATCGATGATTTGGGCCATAACGAAGAAGAGTTTGTGCGCGTGATGGCGCTGGGCGAGGGGATAACGCTCGCCATTCTGCCCTACACCGCGCGCGCGGCGGAATTTGCGCAGCGAGCTAGGCAGCGTGGTTTCGAAATTCTTGTCCACATGCCGATGGAGCCGACAGATTCATCCGCCGACCCAGGGCCGAATGCCCTGTTGATCAATCTGGGCGACAACGAACTCATGCGCAGATTGTCTGACAATCTGGCTCGCCTTGCGGGATATGTCGGCATTAACAATCATATGGGCAGCAAATTTTCCCAGAACCGGCACGCGATGTCGGTAGTTCTGAGCGAGCTTGAAGCGCGTGGCTTACTCTATTTAGATTCCGTAACGATCAACTCTACGATTGGCGCCCGCCTCGCAGAGGCGTCCCGCATGCCCTTTGCGTCTCGAGATGTCTTTCTCGATAACTCGCTCGAGAAAAGTTTCATTGAAGATCAATTGCGCGCCGTCGAAGAGTTGGCGCGCGAAACCGGGCGAGCGGTGGCCATCGGCCACCCCCACAATGAAACTCTAGCGGTATTGAAACGCTGGTTGCCCGATGCGCGCAAGCGCGGCTTCGAGTTTGTTCCCATTAGCACCATTGCCGCACTGGAATGCGCGTGCTGA
- a CDS encoding altronate dehydratase family protein, whose translation MRNDDAVLRLHASDNVVVSKGDMQAGTELPENGIILYVTDAIPFGHKIATADIAKDEAVRKYGQTIGFATCDIAPGQHVHDHNLVFAEFARDYEFGVDAKPTKFIPEGERATFQGIVRADGRVATRNYLAVITSVNCSATVARYIADHFRGPALDQWPNVDGVIALSHGSGCGTASHGEGWDYLRRCIAGYSVHPNIAGTLLLGLGCEINQVDSLVDDLGLATGETLHTKTIQAMGGTNASVREGIACIEAMLPAADAAKRETVSASHITLGMECGGSDAFSGVTANPALGAAADLLVRNGGTAILGETPEIYGAEHLLIRRAESESVGRKLLERIAWWEDYTKKNGAVVDNNPTPGNKAGGLTTILEKSLGAAAKGGTSNLVEVYRYAEAVRSKGFVFMDTPGYDPVSVTGMVAGGANVVCFTTGRGSVFGCKPTPSLKLATNSEMFGRMQEDMDINCGRIVDGDANVENLGQEIFELILRTASGEPSKSEAFGFGDEEFVPWQVGAIL comes from the coding sequence ATGAGAAATGATGATGCCGTATTGCGGCTGCACGCCTCTGACAATGTTGTTGTCAGCAAGGGCGATATGCAGGCCGGCACCGAATTGCCGGAAAACGGTATAATTCTGTATGTGACGGACGCTATTCCGTTTGGCCACAAAATCGCCACCGCCGACATCGCCAAGGATGAGGCAGTGCGGAAATATGGCCAGACTATCGGCTTCGCTACCTGTGATATTGCGCCCGGACAGCATGTCCATGATCACAATCTCGTTTTTGCAGAGTTCGCCCGCGACTATGAATTCGGCGTGGATGCTAAGCCCACTAAATTTATCCCTGAGGGCGAGCGCGCCACGTTCCAAGGTATCGTTCGCGCCGATGGCCGCGTCGCGACGCGCAATTATCTTGCCGTCATTACCAGCGTAAACTGCTCGGCCACGGTCGCACGCTATATAGCCGACCATTTTCGCGGCCCCGCTCTGGATCAGTGGCCAAATGTCGATGGCGTGATCGCGCTGAGCCATGGCTCCGGGTGTGGCACCGCTTCTCACGGCGAAGGCTGGGACTATTTGCGCCGCTGTATCGCCGGATATTCCGTACACCCGAATATCGCTGGCACCCTTTTGTTGGGCTTAGGCTGCGAAATCAATCAGGTCGATAGCCTGGTGGACGATCTCGGGCTTGCAACGGGAGAGACGCTGCACACCAAAACGATACAGGCCATGGGTGGCACCAATGCTTCGGTGCGCGAGGGAATCGCTTGCATCGAAGCTATGCTACCGGCGGCCGATGCGGCAAAACGTGAGACCGTCTCGGCTAGCCATATTACGCTTGGCATGGAGTGCGGCGGCTCCGATGCGTTTTCGGGTGTCACCGCGAATCCGGCCTTGGGTGCCGCCGCCGACCTTTTGGTGCGCAATGGCGGCACGGCGATTCTTGGCGAAACGCCCGAAATATATGGCGCAGAACACCTCCTTATCCGACGCGCCGAATCGGAATCCGTCGGCCGCAAACTGTTGGAGCGTATTGCCTGGTGGGAAGACTACACAAAGAAAAACGGAGCCGTTGTCGACAACAACCCGACGCCGGGCAACAAAGCGGGTGGACTCACCACAATTTTGGAAAAATCACTTGGCGCCGCTGCGAAGGGCGGCACCAGCAATTTGGTCGAGGTTTATCGGTATGCCGAAGCCGTCCGGTCGAAGGGGTTCGTCTTTATGGACACACCGGGCTACGACCCAGTATCCGTCACAGGCATGGTGGCCGGTGGTGCCAATGTCGTTTGTTTCACCACCGGGCGAGGTTCCGTCTTCGGTTGCAAGCCGACGCCCAGCCTCAAACTTGCGACAAACAGCGAAATGTTTGGGCGCATGCAAGAGGATATGGATATCAACTGCGGTCGCATCGTCGATGGCGACGCCAATGTAGAAAATCTCGGGCAGGAAATCTTCGAGCTTATTCTCCGCACGGCCTCCGGTGAGCCGAGTAAGAGCGAAGCGTTCGGCTTCGGCGATGAGGAGTTCGTGCCGTGGCAAGTCGGCGCCATCCTATGA
- the cueR gene encoding Cu(I)-responsive transcriptional regulator: MQIGRVAARSGVPAKTIRYYEEIGLIPKPDRTPNGYREYDKQDIEVLRFVSRARGLGFSIQDVKNLLALFNDRGRASAVVKNIALKHVDEIERKMAELDSIRRTLLHLADKCHGDERPECPILQELALGPRDV; this comes from the coding sequence ATGCAAATAGGTCGTGTGGCCGCGCGCTCCGGTGTGCCGGCAAAGACAATCCGCTATTACGAGGAAATTGGCCTCATCCCCAAGCCCGATAGAACGCCGAATGGTTACCGCGAATATGATAAACAGGATATCGAAGTTCTGCGCTTTGTGAGCCGCGCGCGCGGCCTCGGTTTCTCGATACAAGATGTCAAAAATCTTCTCGCGCTTTTTAACGACCGCGGACGGGCAAGTGCGGTCGTGAAGAACATCGCGCTCAAACATGTCGACGAGATCGAGCGCAAAATGGCGGAACTAGATTCCATCCGGCGCACCTTATTGCATTTGGCCGATAAGTGTCATGGTGACGAACGGCCGGAATGTCCGATTTTGCAAGAACTGGCGCTTGGGCCACGGGACGTATGA
- the moaC gene encoding cyclic pyranopterin monophosphate synthase MoaC — MSSFTHFDDDGRARMVDVSGKAITERSATAQASVLMQPETLQLIRTGGVKKGDVLQVGRLAGIMAAKRTSDLIPLCHPLGLDAVEVDLVCDSERNAVDISATCRVKSRTGVEMEALTAASVAALTVYDMCKSVDRGMRITDLRLTYKAGGKSGDFVQD; from the coding sequence ATGTCCTCATTCACCCATTTCGACGATGACGGCCGCGCCCGCATGGTCGACGTCTCGGGGAAAGCAATCACTGAACGTAGTGCTACCGCCCAGGCCAGCGTTCTTATGCAACCTGAAACGCTGCAATTAATCCGCACCGGTGGCGTCAAGAAGGGCGATGTGCTTCAGGTTGGACGGCTCGCCGGAATCATGGCGGCCAAACGCACATCTGATCTGATCCCGCTCTGCCATCCGCTTGGGCTGGACGCGGTTGAGGTGGACCTCGTTTGTGACAGCGAACGAAACGCCGTTGATATCTCTGCCACCTGCCGCGTTAAATCACGCACCGGTGTTGAAATGGAAGCGCTGACCGCCGCTTCCGTGGCGGCGCTGACGGTCTACGACATGTGCAAATCCGTCGATCGCGGGATGCGCATTACGGACTTGCGGCTGACATACAAGGCCGGCGGCAAATCCGGCGACTTTGTCCAAGACTGA
- the trpD gene encoding anthranilate phosphoribosyltransferase has protein sequence MEDIRALIAHVAAGNSLSVEQAERAFDIMMTGEATPAQMGGLLMALRVRGETVDEITGGAKAMRARAVAIDAPEGAIDTCGTGGDAKGTFNVSTGAAIVAAACGVPVAKHGNRALSSKSGSADVLTSLGVNIEADMSLVQESLWQANIGFLMAPRHHGAMRHVAPTRVELGTRTIFNLLGPLSNPAGAKRQLIGVFDGVWAEPMAEVLRNLGSERVWVVHGSDGTDELTTTGPSDVVELRDGELRRFEVTPEEAGLARVSLDAIKGGDSDENARTMVAVLDGVSGPIRDIVLLNTAAALIVAGRVETLRDGIAAAAETVDSGAARATLNELVAITNRAA, from the coding sequence ATGGAAGATATTCGCGCGCTTATCGCCCACGTTGCCGCCGGAAATTCACTCAGTGTGGAACAGGCGGAGCGCGCCTTCGATATCATGATGACGGGCGAGGCAACGCCGGCGCAAATGGGCGGCTTGTTAATGGCGTTGCGCGTGCGCGGCGAAACCGTGGATGAGATCACCGGCGGCGCCAAGGCCATGCGCGCGCGCGCAGTGGCGATTGACGCACCTGAAGGCGCGATCGACACCTGTGGCACTGGCGGTGATGCCAAAGGCACGTTCAATGTTTCCACGGGAGCCGCGATCGTTGCCGCCGCATGCGGCGTACCGGTCGCAAAACACGGCAATCGCGCACTTTCATCCAAGTCCGGCTCGGCCGATGTTCTGACGTCGCTCGGCGTCAATATCGAGGCTGACATGTCGCTGGTGCAGGAATCGTTGTGGCAGGCGAATATCGGATTTCTGATGGCGCCACGGCATCATGGAGCGATGCGCCATGTGGCGCCGACGCGGGTCGAATTGGGAACCCGCACCATTTTCAATTTATTGGGACCCCTGTCGAACCCGGCGGGCGCGAAGCGCCAACTCATCGGCGTGTTTGACGGAGTCTGGGCGGAGCCTATGGCCGAAGTGCTGCGCAATTTGGGCTCCGAGCGAGTGTGGGTCGTGCATGGTTCCGACGGCACCGATGAGCTCACCACCACCGGTCCCAGCGATGTCGTGGAATTGCGCGACGGGGAATTGCGGCGCTTTGAAGTGACGCCTGAAGAAGCCGGGCTGGCCCGCGTATCCCTAGACGCCATCAAAGGCGGCGACAGCGACGAAAATGCCCGGACCATGGTGGCGGTTCTGGATGGCGTATCCGGGCCAATCCGCGATATCGTGCTCCTCAATACGGCGGCCGCCTTAATCGTGGCCGGACGGGTGGAGACATTGCGCGACGGCATCGCGGCGGCGGCTGAAACCGTCGATTCAGGCGCCGCACGTGCGACCCTGAATGAGCTGGTCGCGATTACTAACCGTGCGGCATGA
- the lexA gene encoding transcriptional repressor LexA codes for MLTKKQLELLLFIDEHLKNHGTAPSFEEMKMAVNLKSKSGIHRLVTALEERGFLRRLPHRARALEITKLPSSHRAEVAEPVGRGFHPSVIEGDFSQNRNNRAIESSESVLLPLYGRIAAGMPIEALRDESNTISIPASMLGKGDHYALEIDGDSMIEAGILDGDTAVIERCESAENGTIVVALVDESEVTLKRLRRKGESIALEPANMSYETRIFGPGRVRVQGRLAGIIRSY; via the coding sequence GTGCTGACCAAAAAACAGCTTGAACTACTGCTCTTCATCGATGAACACTTGAAAAATCACGGTACGGCTCCGTCATTCGAAGAGATGAAAATGGCGGTAAATCTCAAGTCAAAATCTGGAATTCATCGGCTTGTTACGGCGCTAGAGGAACGTGGTTTCCTGCGCCGTCTGCCGCACCGTGCGCGGGCCTTGGAAATTACCAAGCTGCCGTCGTCGCATCGCGCCGAAGTCGCCGAACCGGTGGGTAGAGGCTTCCATCCCAGCGTCATCGAAGGCGACTTCAGCCAAAACCGGAACAATCGCGCAATCGAATCCTCAGAGAGTGTGTTGTTGCCTCTTTATGGGCGTATCGCTGCGGGCATGCCGATCGAAGCGCTGCGCGATGAATCAAATACGATCAGCATCCCTGCCAGCATGTTGGGCAAAGGGGACCATTACGCGCTTGAAATCGACGGCGATTCCATGATTGAGGCCGGCATTCTCGATGGCGATACGGCCGTCATCGAACGCTGCGAAAGCGCAGAAAATGGGACCATTGTGGTTGCCCTCGTGGATGAGTCAGAGGTCACGCTGAAGCGCCTCAGGCGCAAGGGCGAGTCCATTGCGCTTGAACCGGCAAACATGTCCTACGAGACGAGGATATTTGGCCCCGGGCGCGTGCGTGTGCAGGGCCGGCTAGCCGGAATCATACGTAGTTACTGA
- the trpC gene encoding indole-3-glycerol phosphate synthase TrpC, whose protein sequence is MSDILAQICADKREHIARCKQQQSLGVLETAAKAAAAPRGFAAALTRASKNGGLALIAELKKASPSKGLIRSDFDPKTLARAYESGDACCLSVLTDKPYFDGEDIFLTQARAAVVIPVLRKDFMLDPYQIVEARALGSDCILLIMAALSNSQAAELKSTAETLGMDVLVEVHDAAELARAAELGAALIGINNRNLKTLAVDLATTEQLLPGVPAGCDVVCESGLNSHADLKRMAKLGVTRFLVGESLMRQADVALATRLLLTGESGVEGRV, encoded by the coding sequence ATGAGCGATATTCTCGCCCAAATATGCGCCGACAAGCGCGAGCATATAGCGCGCTGTAAACAGCAACAATCGCTCGGCGTGCTGGAGACCGCCGCCAAAGCCGCCGCTGCGCCGCGAGGGTTTGCCGCGGCACTGACCCGGGCGTCGAAGAATGGCGGATTGGCGCTTATCGCTGAGTTGAAGAAAGCCTCTCCCAGTAAGGGGCTTATCCGATCTGACTTCGATCCGAAGACATTGGCTCGCGCGTACGAATCCGGTGACGCCTGCTGTCTTTCGGTGCTGACCGACAAACCCTATTTCGATGGCGAGGATATATTCCTCACCCAGGCTCGCGCCGCGGTGGTGATCCCGGTGTTGCGCAAGGATTTCATGTTGGACCCGTATCAGATTGTCGAAGCGCGGGCGCTTGGCTCCGACTGTATCCTGCTCATCATGGCGGCGCTTTCAAACAGCCAGGCGGCGGAATTGAAATCCACTGCGGAGACCTTAGGCATGGACGTGTTGGTGGAAGTCCATGACGCCGCGGAACTGGCGCGCGCTGCTGAACTCGGCGCGGCACTGATCGGCATCAACAATCGAAATCTCAAAACTCTCGCAGTGGACCTCGCTACGACCGAACAATTGTTGCCCGGCGTTCCCGCTGGATGCGACGTGGTGTGCGAAAGCGGCCTCAACTCTCATGCCGATTTGAAGCGCATGGCCAAACTTGGCGTGACACGCTTTTTGGTCGGCGAATCGCTAATGCGCCAGGCCGACGTGGCCTTAGCCACCAGACTCCTGCTCACCGGCGAGAGCGGCGTGGAAGGAAGGGTCTGA